From Streptomyces yatensis, one genomic window encodes:
- a CDS encoding M6 family metalloprotease domain-containing protein, whose amino-acid sequence MTVVATVLATAAAIAAGPARATPDGTPSAGSARPSLVRPIDPQQWRNPDDMTWADYRAVPGTRWADPDVKPTQRTFKGALVLLDYPDEEFTVSRPAGSTLFGNPQASASDIPRDRLPRFYQDFLNTPGPLNNGHTINEYWMEDSGGRIGVDLTAFGVYRMPGKSYQYGVEDSMNPGACPAGDSCDQDIRADGKAAWVADVGADEADSFDFVFYLTAGQDESSTWQEFGQMKFPSAAEIPADWGPPATAGDNSARTRYVPWTSWQSAARIWPNAADGSSVQAESSGMAVYAHELSHILGIGDNYNNPYGTPLSRSYTGIWGMLSRGSFNGPGGPHTRWQIPATAGGSMGSQHVLRDKLKLGIVDEKNVLRLDRDALKSSGLVVARVTARSAPPGEKGLSGVNIALGRDLSPSCDNATDPLCDGGGYDHYTVEIVDRMGMDSFTPDHGVLLTKTKNKDRAPFAWVVDAHPEDIDLVDFRRPDGTTQKITMGDYRQLSDALFHAGADSGSQYEYIDRANRLHFYVLELKRDRSGVLSYTIAVKSLDGAGPQRRGLALHRGEAKGDAAQSRAVCTFGLDNTGRTTGNRAESAATSVDSDVYRLSARAVGRGWSAWLPNRLATARAGGTVDVEVAVAARKGATRQGAVMLTARSESDPHRTAKAMCRLSSRR is encoded by the coding sequence TTGACCGTCGTCGCCACGGTCCTCGCCACCGCGGCGGCCATCGCCGCCGGACCCGCGCGCGCCACCCCCGATGGCACACCGTCGGCCGGCTCCGCCCGTCCCTCGCTGGTGCGGCCGATCGACCCGCAGCAGTGGCGCAACCCGGACGACATGACCTGGGCCGACTACCGTGCGGTTCCCGGAACGCGCTGGGCGGACCCCGACGTCAAACCCACACAGCGCACCTTCAAGGGCGCGCTGGTGCTCCTGGACTATCCGGACGAGGAGTTCACGGTCAGCCGCCCGGCCGGATCCACCCTCTTCGGCAATCCCCAGGCAAGCGCCTCCGATATCCCCCGCGACCGCCTCCCCCGCTTCTACCAGGACTTCCTCAACACCCCGGGGCCGCTGAACAACGGTCACACCATCAACGAGTACTGGATGGAGGACTCCGGCGGCCGCATCGGTGTCGATCTGACCGCCTTCGGCGTGTACCGCATGCCGGGCAAGTCCTATCAGTACGGTGTCGAGGACTCGATGAACCCGGGCGCCTGCCCGGCCGGGGACAGCTGCGACCAGGACATCCGGGCCGACGGCAAGGCCGCCTGGGTGGCTGATGTCGGCGCCGACGAGGCGGACTCGTTCGACTTCGTCTTCTACCTCACGGCCGGACAGGACGAGTCGTCCACCTGGCAGGAGTTCGGCCAGATGAAGTTCCCGAGCGCGGCGGAGATACCCGCCGACTGGGGACCACCGGCCACCGCGGGCGACAACTCCGCCCGGACCCGCTATGTGCCATGGACGTCCTGGCAGTCCGCCGCCCGTATCTGGCCCAACGCCGCCGACGGGTCGTCGGTGCAGGCCGAGAGCTCCGGCATGGCCGTGTACGCCCATGAACTCAGCCATATCCTGGGCATCGGGGACAACTACAACAACCCGTACGGCACGCCCCTCAGCCGTTCGTACACCGGTATCTGGGGCATGCTCTCCCGCGGTTCGTTCAACGGCCCCGGCGGGCCGCACACCCGCTGGCAGATCCCCGCCACCGCCGGCGGCTCGATGGGCTCCCAGCATGTGCTGCGCGACAAGCTGAAGCTCGGCATCGTCGACGAGAAGAACGTCCTGCGGCTGGACCGCGACGCCCTGAAGAGCTCCGGTCTCGTGGTCGCCCGGGTCACCGCACGCTCGGCGCCACCGGGGGAAAAGGGGCTCTCCGGGGTCAACATCGCCCTGGGCCGCGATCTCTCGCCGTCCTGCGACAACGCCACCGACCCGCTGTGCGACGGCGGTGGTTACGACCACTACACCGTCGAGATCGTCGACCGCATGGGCATGGACTCGTTCACCCCGGATCACGGGGTGCTGCTCACCAAGACGAAGAACAAGGACCGGGCGCCGTTCGCCTGGGTGGTCGACGCGCATCCCGAGGACATCGACCTGGTGGACTTCCGGCGCCCCGACGGCACCACCCAGAAGATCACCATGGGCGACTACCGGCAGCTCAGCGATGCGCTCTTCCACGCCGGAGCCGACTCCGGCAGCCAGTACGAGTACATCGACCGGGCCAACCGGCTGCACTTCTACGTGCTCGAACTCAAGCGCGACCGGTCCGGTGTGCTCTCGTACACCATCGCCGTGAAGTCCCTCGACGGCGCGGGACCGCAGCGCCGCGGACTGGCCCTCCACCGCGGCGAGGCCAAGGGGGACGCCGCCCAGTCCCGGGCCGTGTGCACCTTCGGCCTCGACAACACCGGGCGCACCACGGGCAACCGGGCCGAATCGGCGGCCACTTCGGTGGACTCGGATGTCTACCGGCTGTCGGCGAGGGCTGTCGGCCGGGGCTGGTCCGCGTGGCTGCCCAACCGTCTCGCCACCGCCAGGGCCGGTGGCACGGTGGATGTCGAGGTGGCCGTGGCCGCGAGGAAGGGCGCCACACGGCAGGGGGCGGTCATGCTCACCGCCCGCTCCGAAAGCGATCCGCACCGCACCGCCAAGGCCATGTGCCGGTTGTCGAGCCGCCGGTAG
- a CDS encoding M28 family metallopeptidase: protein MSGWPALEKYLDRAPTSKEMMAWIELIVSQGIRRAGYPADGWTEEWAAEQFRETGLADVRLEPLDTPIWRPRSAAFEIWPTGRPDEAIRFEGLALPYTTPTEGTEGRLVRMEDGEVRGSIAVQEIGFTQLPQTEVQARATGSYDPEGVFPDLVQTVPFDLPHVLDFDIAAKDGATAYVGLLTGLPWETSDFYWPYDAERRPIPGIWLSGEDGQRVRELMASGECEGRIVSDATITEETTHNVVGTLPGASDHWLIIGSHHDGPWASAVEDASGVALVLAQAKFWASVPQELRPHNMLFVLTSGHMAGAAGTQAFIAAHPELFPQVVLEMHLEHAARQAVVVDGEVVPTDDPEVRWWFTTQAPRLEELVAESLAAEDLRRSWILSPTAFAPNPATDGAYFYYTGVPLVQLITTPMYIFDPRDTPDKVDEQSLVPLTKGAARIIAGTAGCEPDTLRVPIQTAGDETE, encoded by the coding sequence ATGAGCGGCTGGCCGGCGCTGGAGAAGTACCTCGATCGGGCACCCACGTCGAAGGAGATGATGGCCTGGATCGAACTGATCGTCAGCCAGGGCATTCGCCGGGCGGGCTATCCGGCCGACGGCTGGACCGAGGAGTGGGCGGCGGAACAGTTCCGGGAGACCGGGCTGGCGGATGTGCGGCTGGAGCCGCTGGACACGCCCATCTGGCGGCCCCGGTCCGCCGCCTTCGAGATCTGGCCCACCGGCCGCCCCGATGAGGCCATCCGCTTCGAGGGACTCGCCCTGCCGTACACCACCCCGACCGAGGGCACCGAGGGCCGGCTGGTGCGGATGGAGGACGGGGAGGTGCGCGGCTCCATCGCGGTCCAGGAGATCGGCTTCACACAGCTGCCGCAGACCGAGGTGCAGGCCCGGGCCACCGGCTCCTACGACCCCGAGGGGGTGTTCCCCGACCTCGTCCAGACCGTGCCGTTCGACCTTCCCCATGTGCTGGACTTCGACATCGCCGCCAAGGACGGTGCCACGGCCTACGTCGGGCTGCTCACCGGACTGCCCTGGGAGACCAGCGACTTCTACTGGCCCTATGACGCCGAACGGCGCCCCATCCCCGGCATCTGGCTGAGCGGCGAGGACGGACAGCGGGTCCGCGAACTGATGGCGTCGGGGGAGTGCGAGGGCCGGATCGTCTCCGACGCCACCATCACCGAGGAGACCACCCACAATGTGGTGGGCACCCTGCCCGGCGCCTCCGACCACTGGCTGATCATCGGTTCACACCACGACGGCCCCTGGGCGTCCGCCGTGGAGGACGCCTCCGGGGTCGCGCTCGTGCTGGCGCAGGCCAAGTTCTGGGCGTCGGTGCCCCAGGAGCTGCGACCGCACAACATGCTGTTCGTGCTGACGTCCGGCCATATGGCGGGCGCCGCGGGCACACAGGCGTTCATCGCGGCGCACCCCGAGCTGTTTCCGCAGGTCGTCCTCGAAATGCATTTGGAACACGCGGCACGCCAGGCGGTGGTGGTCGACGGAGAAGTCGTGCCGACCGACGACCCCGAGGTGCGCTGGTGGTTCACCACCCAGGCGCCCCGGCTGGAGGAGCTGGTGGCCGAGTCCCTGGCGGCGGAGGACCTGCGCCGCTCCTGGATCCTGTCGCCGACCGCCTTCGCGCCGAACCCGGCCACCGACGGCGCCTACTTCTACTACACGGGTGTGCCACTGGTGCAGCTGATCACCACGCCCATGTACATCTTCGATCCGCGGGACACCCCGGACAAGGTGGACGAGCAGAGCCTGGTGCCGCTCACCAAGGGGGCGGCGAGGATCATCGCCGGTACGGCCGGCTGTGAGCCCGACACCCTCCGGGTGCCGATCCAGACCGCGGGCGACGAGACGGAGTAG